Part of the Nicotiana sylvestris chromosome 2, ASM39365v2, whole genome shotgun sequence genome, TCACCTtggattttttgaattttttattatttactgACTGGTTTTATTTTGTCTTCGTGTTAAAGAATTATCATCCTTCAAGGGTTCTCACCCTAGTTTATCAACCGTTTGCACTTGGAACAATGGCACTTCTTGCATATAATGAGGCAAAAGTTGATACAAGAATGCGCAACTTAGCTGGATATACTGTTTTCACCTTAAGCACATTTTCACTCATAGTGGTATGTTCTGCTTTTTCTGATTTCTGGTTTTTATGTTGTCGTTGTTTTGCTCACTCTTTCGTAATATGTGTTTTCGCTTCTGTCCAGTTGGATTTGGCGACGTCTGGTAAAGGTGGACTTGGAAATTACATTGGTGTATGTGCTATAGTAGGTACATTTGGAGTTGCAGATGCTCATGTTCAAGGTGGAATGGTTGGAGATTTATCATTCATGTGCCCTGAGTTCATCCAAGTAGGTTGCAGTAACATTTTTTTAACTTATTTCTACTTCAATTACTACATGAAATCCTGAATTAAGTTTGTATTTTGACTCAATGAATTATGCAGTCATTTTTAGCTGGTCTTGCTGCATCTGGAGCTCTCACCTCTGGTTTAAGGCTAATGACCAAAGCAGCTTTTGAAAACAGTAGCAACGGTCTACGCAAAGGAGTTAGTACGTAATTCTGATCTCGTTGTTGCAAAGTTAAATGGAATAACACTATGCTTGGTTTACGTTCAATCCAATCCAAATTGATGTTTTTCGATATCTGTGTTGAGTCTTCCTCCTGTGAGAAACTTAGAATTCTTGATTTTGCAGTGTTGTTTCTTGCCATTTCTACATTCTTTGAATTTCTATGCATCCTTCTATATGCATTCATCTTCCCTAAGCTACCAATTGTAAAGCACTATCGCACAAAGGCAGCTGGAGAAGGATCAACAACTGTTGCAGCAGACTTAGCTGCTGCAGGCATTCAAACTCAACAAATCGAAAAAGTAAACAACTTTTTTCTCTTCAAACTAATAAAAACTGTTATAAGTGATTTTCATGATCATAACATTTGATATGTTTCATTCAACTCGACAGGCTGGTGATGATGCTAAGCAATTACAACGTCTGAGTACCAAACAATTGTTTTTCCAGAACATTGATTATGCATTGGACTTATACTTGATATATGTCCTCACTTTATCAATTTTCCCCGGATTCTTGTATGAGAATACTGGTACCCACAAATTGGGCTCATGGTAAGTGTGCATGCCTAGAAATCTTTGCTATAATGATTTGCAATACCTCATTAATTTCCTTTTCAACTGTCAGTATTAGGCATTATTTTAAGAAAATGGATAAAAAATGAAATATATAGAATGTTCCAATATGTAGAATTAGCATTCTGGAACTCCATGTGATCATTTACAGTATCAAATTGAAATTCAAATGGCACACTGTTCCATATTATCTTGAGCATGTGCAGAGTCAACTTGATATCTTGGAGTTCTCACCCAAAGAAGATAAGACATGCTAGGCTTGATAGAAACTAAGCTAACTGCATATTAATTTGAATTATTGAAAATAATGTTTTGCTTAAAAAATGGTTTTGTTACAGGTATGCTCTAGTTTTGATAGCAATGTACAATGTTTGGGATTTAATAGCAAGATACATTCCACTGATAGAGAAAATCAAGCTTAAATCACGAAAAGGCCTCATGATCGCGACACTCTCTCGTTTCTTGCTGATCCCTTGTTTCTACTTCACTGCAAAGTACGGCGATCAAGGCTGGATGATATTTCTTGTATCCTTCTTGGGACTCACAAATGGTTATCTCACTGTTTGTGTCATGACCGTTGCTCCTCAAGGATACAAGGTTGGTAAAATTTACTGTTTCAGAATGCATAGAGCTGTcattttttcatcttttcttaatttttttaacATTTGCTGAAATTTTGATATTTGTAGGGGCCAGAGCAAAATGCATTGGGtaacatactagtgctattcctACTAGGTGGAATATTTTCTGGTGTTGCCTTAGATTGGTTATGGATTATTGGTAACGGGAAATTCTGAGGACTCCAGATGGTATGATTTGACAGAACAATAGCTAACATTGTTATTTAGTGGAAATGATCGTATAGTTCTGGCTTTGTAATCTGCATTTCTTTCCTTCCTTCCTATCACGTTTCAGCTTTTAGGAACAATTCGTTGAGTATAGAGAATGATGAAATTGCCATACGTGATGATTAAACTTCTTTGTCGATTGCAAAGAGTGTTAAAGAAGCTTTAACAGGAAAATACTCAAGTTAACGTTGGTGCAAACTGTAAACATAAttgtttatcaataaaataatttttcctttgttGTTTCATGCACTCACACAACatatgagggaaggtgaaatggttgTTACGAATTTTATCTTATCTTAAAATTACCTAAAATTTGCTCAAATTATAGGAACTATTACATTGAATTTGGTTCACTTGGTATTCCTAACAATTAACTGAGCCGTAAGAAAGTAAAGTCCATAAAAGtaaagaacacacgattaatttACGTAGAAATCACTATGACTCAAAGGTGAAAAGATCATGACGCACAAACCTAAGGAATTTCAACCTAACTTTTCCGGAAAACAATGAGCTGGTCGATACTATGCTCTCTTTGGCTGCTAAACTTTGAACGCACACACTTCTTCAATGAGAATCATTAACCTTGATAGTTAGGGTGCATTAGTAGCACAATAGTCGATCAAGAAACCAAACTAATTGCGAGAATCCGTTTCTAAAAAGAAAATTCTTATACCACAAAAGAATCCTAGTAGGCTAGTACATATTTTCTAGGAGTATTTCATTAACCAAAAGCAACTCCATCATGATAGAACTTCTTAGGCGACAAGTCACCTACTCAGAGTAAGCTACACAAGTAATTTCCATAAAGCACAAAGTACTTCTCTTAAGACTCGCCATTTTCAACTTCTGTCCCGCTGTCTGAATTTAAGTTTAATGCAGCTAAACTTTTAAAACTTGTGAACTTCGGCTATTTCTTGAATAGGGGGTCccaaaaacaactaatttgtgtACTTAGCCCATTAGCATCTGGGTTGTTACTAGCCAATTGACGGAATTGGTGCCTAAAGGGTGAGAACAGAAAGAAATTAATAAAACATTGAGAAAATGATAAAATTGATTCCTTGTACTTGGAGATAGGTCTAAAAGTCTTTCAAATGTACTCATGAATAGTTTTGTCGTTTAAAAATGTCGAAAAATGAGCACTTTCTGTCTAAATCAAATAAACTGTAGTTATTACATTTAACGAAAATTGCGAAATAAATATTTAACCAAAAACTCCGTTGGAGTCTTGTCGAAAACCAGACCTTCTTGTCGAACCCACCAGAAATTGTAATTCTAAAAACTTTACTAGACACGAGAAAtagatttaaaaaaaacaaaaaattacaCCTCAAAGAATTGCGCTAAAAATAAACATAGACCGAAGATTGGAGAAACTGAAAAAAATGTTCCTTCAAATGTGAGTTCACGTTAGATATTTATTTGTTTAGAACTCATGTTAAATTTAAGAACTAGGATTTGTTAAATATAGACGGACACCAAAAGTACTTACTTTTTATAAACTTAAAAAGGACCAGAACTACTCAGGGTATACTTAAGGGACTATGTTAAACCTACCCCAAGCTTAAGGTTCCATTTTTGTCATTTCTCAAAATTGATTACAAAAAtaaattggggtgtgattcacatCTCAGTGTGAAGTGCAAACCCAAGTCTAAGCTCGTCTCTCGCTTCGTCTCTGCTCTATGAGTCACAACTCATCTCTGTGCTAGGTCATCAATGCTTTCAGCTTTTAGCATTTGGTGAATGTGATGGAATTTTATTAATATATCTTCTATCATTTCATATCAGTTGGATGAATGTGTATTTCTTTCTAGTATTTTCACCATTAATACTTTTAATAATTATTAGGATTTCTGTTCCTCTTTCTGATGACTTGTTCTAGGCAAATATTGTGTTGATGACTGTTGGAGCTTTGAGTGCGAAATACAAATATAGCGCGAGTTTTAATGAAGAAAGACACAACAGAAGAGAAAACTTTAAAATATTTATCAAATTTAAGAATAATAACTGTAaacattaaatatatatatatatatatatatatatatatatatatatatatatatatatatgacaaagGACTAAAAAATAATTAAGTGAAATAGTTATGTTTAGTGTTGCCTTCAAACCTCATGGGTGATGAGACACGCCTTAAAATATCTTGGTGCCTGAACTAAAGTTCTTTGACGAACACTTCTTGTTCTTGGGGTCTTTTATTTGTGTCTACACACTTTATGTGTTCGACTCTAGTACTTCTACTAGCTATGTGGTATAATTCTTATGACGACACTATAGATTTTGTGCATTTCACATGTCAAATTCTTCATGTTTGCCTTGTGTTTTCTTCCCTACTATTCCTGCGCAAGTTCTTCATTGCGACCTTAGTGTCTAATGACCATGGGAAAGCGACATATGCTACCTGCCCATCCTCTGAAATATAGTCACCAGGTTATATACGCAAGTGACAAGACCAAGCATTTAAGCTCAATAAGTTAATTAGGGTATCTCCTTCACAGTTCGAAAGATGTTGCTCATACTACCAATTCATCCAAAGCATTGCAGCTATTATCCGTTGCAAATATACAGCTGGTTGGTAGCTAATGATACTGACTCTAAGTGTATACATTATATTTTGAAGCAACTATTGATATGAGTAAGATTCAAGATTTTTCCctatactttttttttctttaatttagtCAGTCTTTCTGGTGATAGTTAAGAGAGATGAAGATATTACACCTGGTAAGGAAAATGTACTCTTGTCAGATGTTTTAGAGAGCCGTCTTTATGTGAATTTCATAGCACTGAGGCCATGGGTGCCTTAAGAGGTCTTAGACAACCTCATTTATTTATCTTCTGGAATGAATCCCCTACCCTACGCTGCTTAAATTTTATGCACTTTTATGTTTATTCAGTAAGAACATCATTTTGTTTTCGTTATACATGAAAAAGAATGTACATTTATCATTCATCTGTAAAGCTGGAAAAGTTACATTATAGAAACATATGTCTCTCGGCTTGTGGTGGAACTTCCTCTATTTGGCTTGTCATAGTTTGTCTTTGGGTTGCTACTCGGGTTTGGGGAGTTGATTTCAGTGTTTGTTTAACCAAATttgcatattttttttttggctggAACAAGAGATAGAGAAATTGATGATATCTGAAGACTTCAAGGTGTTGGTATCCTCATGGCTGGAACAGACGATATAACTAATGATGATATTGAAAGCCGCGAAGGTATTGATTTAGACTTGTGCAGATAATAATATTGCATTTCTAGTTTATGATATGCTGAGATTTAATTCTCTCAAGTTGCTtgcttcttttgtttttttctctccttttttttatttgataGTCCCTTTATGCGCATTGTGTACAAATGTAGTGATGTTGTTAGAGGTGGAACAGAGGAGCAGCGCAATACTAAGGGAGAGAGATGATTTAGAAAGACGAGCTGACAAGGACATATCTGAATTGTCCAATAATATCCTCTTTCTTTTGGCATTCACGGGAGGAATTTGCCATCTCTATTCTATTGATGTGTTTATTTTTGGCTGGAACATTCGTTCTCGTAGGCATGGCAAAATCAAGGATTACACTAATGAACACGTTCATCGAGGGTTTTACAGAAAGATATAAAAAGGTGAGAGAAGACGCAACAATTCTAATGGAATTGGAACAGAACAGGAAAAGAAGGCTAGCAGCTAATGTTGTGGATAACAGTGAAGGTCTTGTCATGAGCACGGATTTTTTTATTGACAGAGCTAAGAATATTTCTGATGCTATAGATTTTTCTGACTTTGAGAAACATTATTATAAGCTGATCAATTTGTCTTGGGCGCTCGGAGGTATCTACATTCCTGTTGTGCTGGTCATGTCATATTTCAACTATTACTATGgtgagtattttctttttctatgGATCTTTTACATAATGTACAAAAAATGTTTCACACTTTTACTAAATGTATTCAAAGTCTATTTTGGTGCATGTTAAAGCATGATCTAGTATAAAATGCAGTTCATTAACAAGTCTAACCACCCTTTGGATTTTCAATTACAGGACAGGATTCCTCGTCACTTGATGGTATGTTAGATTTTTCTTCTCTGGCGCATAAGATTTCCTATTCAATGGCAATATTAGATACCATTTTCTATTTGCAACATCGTGACTAAGTAGTATAAATACTCTCATCAAACTAAATTTCTTTTTTCTCACAGCATTTCAACATGAACATGGCCAATACCTAGGGTATACATATGTTTCCGCGGCTGCTTTCTTTTTGGCATCCGTTTTCTGTCTTGACTCTTGAAATTATCTTCATGCGGATTGGTAGTCAACTCCTGCCCATTACTTTCTTTAGTTGTCTGgttattcttctttttcattaATTTAAAATATGCTTCACAGATTATGAGTATGTCCTATTGAAGAGTAACTGTGACCAAGGAAACACCTGTATGCTGAGCTCAACATGGACTCCCTTTCTGTGATCTACCTTATTTTCCTACCTCCTCCCCCCGTTAAGTGTCTAGACATCAGATGTCTTTAACTATTCGTCTAAAAAGTGGCAGACTTATAATGATTCTTCAAGATAGATCTGTATATAATCTTTAAGCTTTCCTGTGTAGTCTGTGTAATGGATATGCAAATATGATTATAGTTTCCTTCTTGTCTAATTCCTGTTTCACTTGCAGAGGCAAGAAGTACATGGAGCAATGGATGTTGTCTCTTTAAAAATTATCAATATGGTGCATGGCTGTCTGCCTAGATTATGGTTCTCAAACCAGGGGCTGGTGCTGTCTTTTGATGTATGAGATGTTCAAGTTCATCAGTATTAGTAGTAGTGGTAGCAGATCAGCATTTGCATTAGACTATATATAAATACTTGAGTTTTGTTGCGGCAGTGATCTTTGTTTTTGGCTGAAAAATGGAAAACATTATCAGCCTGCTGCTGTTGTAAATAAAAGCCTCCATCTCCTGAAAACCAGAAAACTGAAACGTCAGTGATTATATCTTGATTACACATTAAAATCACTAGTATGTTGACTTATGCTAATTTGCAATTTCTTTCTTGGTTCATTTTCTACCATGTATGTTCTACAGCTCGTAAAATGGTCTGGTTAAAGTTTCAAAATGAAAATCCGGTAATTTAAAGTTTCAATTATTAGTTACACCAATTAGCAATTCTGTAGAAAAAGCTTTTACACTCTATTGATGAAACTTTATTGGATTCTACAGTAGTTCCTCATCTCAGGTAGGAGTAATTGGTATGTACTATGGTGGTTTCAAGTTACCCCTTGTTtgagggagaaattcaaaaatagccagatttacaactggtcgttcaaaaatagcccagtttcaaaagtaatcgaaatttagcaacttttcatataaagataaatctgagcgaaaacactgttcaaaacctggaaaatacgccagtatattattcTGAAGTttcagcataagtatgcttgaactccagcatattatattggagttccaagataagtatgctagaactccagcataatatgatggagttccagcataagtacactagaattccagcataatatactggagttccagcaagtataattgtccagtataatatactggagtttggagcaccggtgctccagtctccagtatattatattggagtcagcaaagtataccggtccatcataatatgctggagttcatacacaggtgcactgaactccagtatattatgctggatcggtctctgttgtagcaaaatagtggctatttttcattgacttcgtaaatgttggctatttttgaatgaccagtccgaaaactggttataccgtgctatttttaccttgTTTGATCCAGTGTCTAGCGTAAAAaatgcacggggcgccctatgtggtcgcccccatttaacctatacccatttttttaaaacttttaacttgtacccactttttaaacaacttcagctccaTTTCTCCTCCCCCTCAGTACCTTACCAAAAGAAAGCAAGATTGTGTTTTAACATTTATAAATAACGATAGAATAGTAGTATCAACAAAGTGAAGAGAAAATGCAGTTTTTTATCTGCATACATACTAAAAGGGAATTAGATGAAAAAATGGGAAATTCAGAGAGCTTGATACCGTTTTCTATGATATCTTATTTTGCCGATCAAGAACAGAGTGATTAGAGTCTTGCAAAAATGATGGAAGCGGCTGAAATGCCTCCTATGGGGTTCATAAATGAAGTTTCTAATCAACTAAGAAATGCTATGAAACTGCATCTTTTTAACTATGATATGATAAGAGATAATAGAGTTGGAAATCGATATCTTATTATTGATATTAATTACTTCCCCGGTTATACTAAAGTGTCTGAATATGAAACTATGTTGACTCCTTATTTTCTTGATCTTGCACAACATAAGCGAAGCAGAGATGCTGGTAATTTGGAGAATAAGATTCATGAGACAGATTCTAATGGTCAGAATAAGACTCATGAGACAGATTCTAATGGTCACTATCTAACGAAATATCAATTTGAAGTTAGCTTAGAAATATTAAACTTCAGCTCTAGTGAAGTTTCTCAGTTAtaatacaaaaacttcagctctagagctgaagtttcccagttacaacacaaaaagttcagctctagagctgaactttagacccgactactagaatgctgaagttttgcgtgattgcctttgctacttcagccccgtgtgctgaagctatgcgaaaaagcgggtacgcttgcaatctTTTTTGCAAAGCgtgcacaagttaaaatgtgatacaaaaagcgggtatagatgcaaatgccccattCTAGCTTATGCTTCCGGACCACAAAGAGGATCACTTGAGGCACTTTTTAGGTTTTGTCCCCGTCCaagttgtttaaccaaaaatctaagtctttggtcaaagctagaaacgaagagaaattcgggttactgataatcaggagacgaaaataataaCAGATTTTTGAGAACGATGATAAAGCAGTAAATAGCTTTGTATTTCAGTAAAGTCTCAATAATCTTCCCCTCTACAGATGTCGAGTCCTTCTcattttatagttgattctaggagaaggtgtaatgcctttgtcttaatgaggcaattatgagcaataaatgacattaaaagaaacgttactcaatcattcctattaaatacaaattctctaacgtatttgatatttaatactGAATTTGGACTCTTTTGCGTCATCAGATTCATATCTTCAATCCTTTCCGATCTTCGGGGTTTTAAATGACTTATATAGGTACGAAACTCGTGCCTCTTGAATAACGACTCGTGCCTATTTAACTTTCTTCTCTCCGtatctgttgtcgcccgtgccttCTTGGTTGATTACCGTGTTTTGAtcatttgaccagtccacgtgtcatgacacgtcatcttcaatatatAAATTCAGTTTCTTCCCAATACACAAGTAAGTTTTGCAAAAATAGCTATGGGGCATAATATTGGCGGACGGGGCATAACTTTTTGAACAAGTTCTGTGAGATGAGCAAAACTTGCCGTGTTCACACGTTATGCTAGGCGGGCAAGGCTTGATACCATTTCGTTCTACGTACTCCTACTACGTATATTATTAAATTGTTCAAAAACTTGTTCAACCTATCAATAAACAGCACCTCGATGTTCAAGTTCATCTCTTTCTGCTGATTTGCTACTTCTTTTGACTTCACTTCCTCAATAAATAGCTGGAATAATGTTATGGGCCATCAGCAAATAATTATAATGAATTGATATGTATATTTTTCATGTAGGCTTTGTCACCAAGCTAGTTAATTAGTACTATAATTACCTCAATGACTCGATCTACTGCTTAGTTATGAACTTATGATCAACTAATGCGATTGGTGTAAAAGTTGGGTCTGACAATTTTTTCTAGCCTAATAGTCCTGTTGGTCACCTAGTTGACCTCACCCTTATCATTACTTGTCACACATTTGGCCAGCGACGGACCCAGGATTTTGTGCAAGCGGGTTCAATCTTACAAGTATATAATTTTAGTCGTAAAATAGTAGTTGTCAAGTGGATTCAAAgaaatagttatacaaaatttaCACAGCTTTAATCctaatttatacatatatacagtattatttttttgttaaacgggttcagttgaacccgctaGCCACCACTTGAGTCCGCCACTGCATTTGGCATAGAACGACGAATGATTTATGAAATCTAAGCTGAAGAATTTATACTTAtaaaataattccctcttttcTTCTTGTTTAGAGAAAATGGGGTTTTATCGATTTCACTTCATTTGTGGTTCGACTAATTGGGCCTGAAGCTGATGGTATGTTTTTTGGCCCATATAGAATGACAAAAATATTTTTGTGCTACTATTGATTTTttggg contains:
- the LOC104238031 gene encoding equilibrative nucleotide transporter 3-like isoform X1, with protein sequence MDFNKCINIRIRYQSITPLPPSRFISIWCWNLINKEAAMTTAISSISPSPTRLEGKFMGMLVCWILGLGSLVSWNSLLSIGDYYYALYPNYHPSRVLTLVYQPFALGTMALLAYNEAKVDTRMRNLAGYTVFTLSTFSLIVLDLATSGKGGLGNYIGVCAIVGTFGVADAHVQGGMVGDLSFMCPEFIQSFLAGLAASGALTSGLRLMTKAAFENSSNGLRKGVMLFLAISTFFEFLCILLYAFIFPKLPIVKHYRTKAAGEGSTTVAADLAAAGIQTQQIEKAGDDAKQLQRLSTKQLFFQNIDYALDLYLIYVLTLSIFPGFLYENTGTHKLGSWYALVLIAMYNVWDLIARYIPLIEKIKLKSRKGLMIATLSRFLLIPCFYFTAKYGDQGWMIFLVSFLGLTNGYLTVCVMTVAPQGYKGPEQNALGNILVLFLLGGIFSGVALDWLWIIGNGKF
- the LOC104238031 gene encoding equilibrative nucleotide transporter 3-like isoform X2; this translates as MTTAISSISPSPTRLEGKFMGMLVCWILGLGSLVSWNSLLSIGDYYYALYPNYHPSRVLTLVYQPFALGTMALLAYNEAKVDTRMRNLAGYTVFTLSTFSLIVLDLATSGKGGLGNYIGVCAIVGTFGVADAHVQGGMVGDLSFMCPEFIQSFLAGLAASGALTSGLRLMTKAAFENSSNGLRKGVMLFLAISTFFEFLCILLYAFIFPKLPIVKHYRTKAAGEGSTTVAADLAAAGIQTQQIEKAGDDAKQLQRLSTKQLFFQNIDYALDLYLIYVLTLSIFPGFLYENTGTHKLGSWYALVLIAMYNVWDLIARYIPLIEKIKLKSRKGLMIATLSRFLLIPCFYFTAKYGDQGWMIFLVSFLGLTNGYLTVCVMTVAPQGYKGPEQNALGNILVLFLLGGIFSGVALDWLWIIGNGKF
- the LOC104238033 gene encoding uncharacterized protein, coding for MCLFLAGTFVLVGMAKSRITLMNTFIEGFTERYKKVREDATILMELEQNRKRRLAANVVDNSEGLVMSTDFFIDRAKNISDAIDFSDFEKHYYKLINLSWALGGIYIPVVLVMSYFNYYYGQDSSSLDEARSTWSNGCCLFKNYQYGAWLSA